A region of the Clavelina lepadiformis chromosome 9, kaClaLepa1.1, whole genome shotgun sequence genome:
GCAGAAATTTGCTAGAATGGTTTCTCAATTAAGGTCTGGTTTCAAGCAAGTTGACCACCTGTCCAATCCTGGTCATGTTGTCAGTTTAATGGCAGCTGGTTGCCACTGCACAAGCCACGGTAAGAGTTCATAGCTTAAGCGTTACTTCTTCGTCCACTGGTCACAGTGGACAATGCTCATATTGCATACTTCATTGCAGTGcttaaaagtttttctaaTGTGAACTTTAATAACATAGTTTGGTGATACGTAAATAGTTATAACGACGTTAAGAAACCTTCTGTTATTATGTagtttttgaataaaacataTTCATGTTTGTGATTGCTTTAACCAATTTATGTTAAATGCGCTTGTGAATTCTGTAGAAGACACTGATGCAATTCCCAACTATGAACAAGATGCTACTGTCCATATATCAGTTACAACAGACGGAATATCACAGCCAGTTACATTTGAATGCGATGGTAAGCATTTCAATCCCGGAAGCCGTGTCAAGCATTGTCACTTAACCAATTACAATGACCTTCATAAACACAATTAAAATTGATATATATAGACATTGTGTATGGATTTATTGATATaatctttgttgttgtttagtCAACGCATCAGTGGAACACATAGTAAGTCAGGCTTTGTGCATTGCATATGAAGATATCACTGAGGTATCAGCGGACGATTATTTCTTCAAGGTAGTTGGAACGCAGGAGTACCTGATCAGGTAATTTATTTCTAAAGCACACAACCTGTCAATATGATGTACGTTTTTATGACATGGCAAAACTAGCGATTTACTGTAATTAATCGTAGAAAGTGATCAACAACATAATGTTGCTCACGAGTTTATATGCAGCGCTGTGAAGTGGAAGTCGCAGCATATGTCAAAAACCTGTCAATATTTGAATTTTAGCTTTGTACTTGATAggaattttttgatttttgaaaaccTGAAAATTGACAAAGATACACTTTAGTGACTGTACTGTACAGTAACTACTTTGATAAATACCATAAAGCCATTAATATACTACAGTTTACAGCAATTGAAATAATAAGTAATGGTAACGTTATTCTGCCAAAGAATCAACAAAGATTTATTCACATTTTCAGTAAAACACGTCTGAGTATGTACCAGTATGTGCAAGAATGCCAAAAGTTTGAGCAGGATGTTAAACTAGAACTTCTAAGGAAGGACAAAGTGGATAGATCCCTGAAGAGACAAGTCagtaaacatttttgcttgttttcacAACTTGCcatcgttttattttttttttaaattgattaaaaaatttctgcaattgttttaattcAAGAATATGTTCAGGATGACGATGATAAAGCTAAAACAGTTGAAAATGAATTTCTGAAACTTCTAGCAAAACCACCTGGTGTACTTTCAAGGTAAAGTTTCTGGAATGGTGTAGATTAGATGACTTTTTTATCCGTATATGACTGCCTGTAGATGTGTCAAATCAACTAATACTTACGTTAGTAGATAAGCAAAATTTATCCGAATGTTAGTTTTGCGAAACTAATACAAATACTACATAAAAGTTATGCATCTATGATAGAGATGAGATACAGAAATTACTTGAAGTTTTCAATAAAGAGGAAAAGAAGTTCCTAGAAGCAGTAAAAACGGTACAAACAACTTAATTATATTCAGTTTTCCAGTTGTCGTTTagtacaaataaaatattataaatcAACATTCATTTAAGGCAACTACAGGTTTATTTCTCCTGTAGTCCTTTGTTATAATAATGTTTTTACAGAAGTACAATACCATAGCCGTTTGTTATTAATTGAAAGTGTTTATGTAATACTATTTCATTTACCTTATCTGCCGTATGGCAAACTTTCTTGTTGTGAGTAGCAGGAAACCGAaaattcaaacttatttgCCCAACAACAACTTGAAAGGACCATACAGTCAGTTAAAGCAATATGCTGTGGACTGGGAAACATTGAAACCCTTGAAATATCTGAAGCTATAAAAAAGCTACGAGCTTCTCTGTATAGACCACCAAATTCACCTGCATCAAAGAAaaagtgtaaatattttgcgtcATAATTGTGTAAAGTGTGAGCTGTAGCTAAGCAACTTAAGCTAAGTTCCTCATTTGTTCACTggcttttgaaattgtttttgtttggaCATGTAACCTGAGATTCTACTTTgtgttatgtttgttttgattgaGTTCTCCAGTTTAGTGATTTGCcaattgaattgttttattttgtgtacGAGTATTTTTCTGCTACAGtcaagtttttcattttgtttttgttaagtttaaatCTCCAAATGTCATTCTATAATATTCTATACCCCTAGCTTTCTTAGTTAAAATACAGTTATGCCCCATACATGTCTATTTCAGGGCCATTATCGCAGAAAAGGGTCTTTGGAATACTGCATGTCATGCATTATGTCATAGACAGCTATTAAATTAACGTCCTCCTTGTTATAGTTGCCAATTTAATTGCTACCAGTGATGAAATTGCCAGTGGGGCAACTGAGACtgtcaaattgcaaaaagtaacaGAAGCAATGGAAACTCTTTCTTCAGTTCTGGTTGATTTAACCCAGATGTACTGTAAGGTGAGATGCCTAATCTGAATGTGTGTCACAATAAATGGCACAACATACACAGAAAATTTATAGTGTCTTTTTTGTCAATTATGAAAATTGCTTATGAATTTTCACAGGCGTATGAGGTGGATGCGTTGTGCCACACCATATCTCAAAAAAGTACAGGACCCAGCATGGCTTATGCTACATCTACTTCCGTCAAAGATCTTTACTCTGTCAATATAATTTCAGCTCACAGATTACCTAAAACTTGGGAAACAAGGTAGATAACCTTTAAGTTTTTTGTCATTGTGTGGGAACctatttttttgaaagttgttTTGCAATAACTTTTTTGATCGACATTTCCCgagtttttgtaaatttgggTTGTGACTTTAGCTAcaatgaattttttgcaacCTGCGCGTTATGGCATGGTGATACGCAACTCAACCACAAAAATATATCAACAAGACAGTCAAAAGTAGTGAAAGGATTTTTGTCCAGGGTCTCATGGAATACATGGTAAGAAAGCATCTTTGTGAAATTTAATACATTATTTCACAGTTTTAATGAAATCAACTTTGCGGATTTGAAGAGAAAATGGTATTTTTCTTATGCGTAGGCTAGACTTTGACATTGCTGTTTGTGACTTGCCACTGGAAGTTGTGCTGAGGGTAATATTACATGGAACGATAGCATCAGATGAAAAAGTGATTACAAAGAGGCTTGGATTTGTAAACATACCTCTGTTTGACCAGGACAGGTAAATTGGTCAATTGCttgttgtttcaaaattattcaGAGTAGTTTAAGTTACGTTAAACTTCAGtttaatttcaacaatttGCACTTTTATTTCTCATTTCGTTTGATAGCTATTGATTGCAAAACAGTTAATTTTGGTAATCAATTATAAGCAAGCATCTATATATAAAACAATAACTACAATTAAACTACTGTAATAGGAATAAGTTGAGAAACAACATATTCTCCCTGTAATTACACATGAGTGTAATGTCTTTGTCATCATACATTTACATCACATATATATTATTGAAAAACTCTAATTATTTCCTTCACATCCGACTAACTCATAGTGTGTCTTGTATCAATAACTATACTTCCATCTTGCACAGAATACTAAAACATTGCAGTGAAATATATGGCATGTGGGATTTCTCTAAAGTCAGTTTGAAACCAAATGACACTCGTTGCCCCATGAGCTGCTCAAATGACGTTAGTAATCCAGAAAGTGTGGCTTTGAACATTGCTTTCTCTGAGGACATGCCCCCTTCCATGTTGGTGAAACATCCCCATCCTACAACGTTTGAACCTGAGAGGTAGGCTCATGATTACGGAAATGTCGTTTCTTTTACGTGTACTATGAACCATATGATGATGACCTGTCATCAAATGAAAGAACataattttattctttatGTATATTACTAATGGTACAGAATAACTAAATTAGCAAATCATTGGGTATCAGCATATTGGTATGAATGAATCTCACTTATAGGTATCTGTAAATGACTGGCATACTTAATTACGAACAATAATATTTACGTTATGCTGGTATATGTCAGGATTGTAAATTGGCAAACGATGTCATCGATTCCAGAAGATGCGAGAACTACTTTAAAAAAAGCTTTAACAAGAGCACACCTAATGCCCGGGCCTCTGTGCAATCTCAGCCAACGTGAGCGAGATCTTCTTTGGAAGCATAAACACATCATTGCTGCACCAAACTGCAAGAATGAAACAAGTatggtttttgttttcttttttctataACTTACAGTTTGCTGTGTTGCATGCGGTGTCACGCAGAGGTATGGCTCAAATACTGCGCAAACTAGGTAACCAACTTTGGGCTGAGATACTTGGCAAGGCACAATGGCAAATAGGTGCTCTACATAAATACTTGTGTTGAAAAAAACGCTGTACTATCTAATACAATGTGTCATGAAGTAATTCGTCAAAGATATCTCAAACATAATTGTAATGCTGCTAAGCTTTATGTGCAAACATACTGACTCAGCGACAGCACTGAAGTTTATTTTACAAGATAACAACCAATTTAGTTGGATCAGCTTATTTCTTAAGTAGGTGTATTACACCATCACTTGATTTTGGGTTCAAATACAGGAATTTTTGAGCGATGTGAACATTGAACATACTGCTGAATTAGCAAAAGCGATAAAATTATGAGATGGTGAAATTTTGTGATATATTTTGTAACGATGTAACATAATGAACtgatgtaaaaaatatatgtggATTTCATAGTGTCAGTAAACTGTGAAGTGCAGTTTCATAAAACTATGTAATCATTGCACAAAGATTGAATCAATAGTCGTAAACTTATACACTCATTGATCATGAAATGTAACACTCTGTggaatttttggaaaaattgcaCTAGGAATTATTAGTTACTTCAGTTCAGTGGCTCTTAAACAGGGGGCATGACCCCCAACATAGGCATGTCAGGTTTACAGGTTATGTATAAAGGTTGTAAAGTTATTATTACAACGTTCCCACGAACTGCCATACAGTCATGTCCATCACTCTTTTAACAAAGGTACATTTATCAGTCTCAGCTGTTTCCGACTCTGCTAAAgcttttttttttctgtgtgACAACTTTTGataaagtaaaatttccaATAAATTGATTTAATCCAATGCGATTCTAATCCAAATCAACCAACGTATTGGACCCCGAAATTCAGTAAAACAAATGTGTCAAATAATAACCAGGGCAGCAACAAATTAAGCAATATATGCCAACTGATAAACGTGGAAATAACAAGGTGCTATCGTTTTCGAAGTGTCATTAAATGCGAAGATGATCATTATAAGCACTTGGTTTCACCTGTTGCAATATACTTGCAACAGCATTAAATGAGACTGATGCTTTAAACTTGTGTCAGAAGTGAAAGAAAAGTTATACCAAGGGTGTTATGTTACCTTGTGTCACATTGTATGTCTGAAAAGACACATTATGTACTTAATTTGCCTcgaatttcttatttttaaccAACCACTTGTTAAAGTTTAtctgaaaagagaaaaacttCTAGCAACATAATTGTGAAATATTAACGGAAAAGTTTTGAAGGAATAAAATAACTcttatgaatttttttgtaacaATGCAGACTTGATTAGAGCAGGGTTGCAAGTGtgctgcaaaatttttgtataatgaaaaatttgtttaaagacACTACAACAACAATCATGTTCCCTACTGCCAAGCTATAAATTTTGCCTGATGTTCTGAGTAGTAGGTGAAGTAGTTACTGATGTTATATAGATGCAgcttaaaaagtttaagaaccatggtttaaagaattaaatAAGTTTAAGAATCTATGTGGTTATGCAATGATACCTGAATGAAAGTTGCGATGTTGTTATCCTTTCTTTTCAGCACTCCGTCTTCCTCTGCTTCTCCAATGTGTACCTCAGTGGTCTCCATGTATGGATCATTTTCGAGCAGCACACCAACTTCTCGCATCCTCCAAACTACTTGAGCCGGAGGAATCTCTTGCTCTTCTCAGCGATGCGTGAGTAATTCAATGTTCTTTATCGATGTCATGAAGATTTTCGGTTTTTTATTGATGTTAATTGAGCTATCGCTCTTAATCAGTCCCCACTTTTATATCAAtcgaaaaaagttctaatttgTTAATCAAGACTCAAGAGTTACTTCAACAAGTTGATTCTTATGTTCCAGCTTCCCGGACTACACAGTACGAGCATCAGCCATCCGGTGGATTGAGATGGCAGGTGACATGGAAATCTCATGTTGGCTTCCTCAGCTGGTCCAGGCGATGAGATGCGAGCAACATCTCGACAATCCTCTCGCAAGACTCCTCCTCCGAAGAGCCATGGGGTCAATAAGGATATGCCATAAGCTCTATTGGTTAGTGCTGTTGGTTTTTATCTAACTAGTTAAATGATAGTTAATAGTTAATGTCGTTATCACTTACTAAACTTCTTCATATGTGTGTTTTAATCAAATAAAACATAGCTGGTTATTCTAGTTGCTATGAAAACAACTAAATAAAGTAATTGGTAACAGTGCTTATTACCGGGCACTCACGCTAATGCGCTGTTATTCAAAAAGTCGACAAAATAATTGACGTAgggaaaatgtttgtaaagATACTGTGACTAGAATGCTTATTAATAACATTTGATGGCTTCTTTAATAGCGCAATTCaagtaatttttcaaaaaaaatttacaggcTTCTACATGAGAATATGTCGGACGTGTTGAACGGCGACAGGTTCAGTTACATGCACGCAGCTCTCGTCACCATCTGCGGAGCCGCTATGAAGAAAGAATTCGAAAAGGAAACATATTTCCTGAAAAAGATACATCGGTAAATTTTGTACGATTAATATCAGCAAAAGCGCAGTTTACATGTCATAGATATGACATTCAGCTTTTAAGACTGTCATTGCTATACTCATGGTCATAGGCTACCGACCGATGCAAATTTAATTGCagataaaatactgtagatTTTTGGTTCAGAACTAAATCAAACGAAACGGTTTTTGCAAGTTGTGTAACTCGGGGAACCGAAACCAAAGCTGTAACTTTAAGCCGGTTTTTGTTAATTATCAGAGCCGCGGTGGCGGTGAGAGAGACGAAAGATTCGATGAAGTCAAGTTTGTTGAACGACGAGTTGACTAAGATCTCGTCGATCATCGGCGGCAAAACCTTCCGAGTTCCGACTAATCCGGCGCTTGTAGCGAATGGTTTGAACGTGAAGGTATCTATGTTACTTCGAAAAACTTAATGCACTTGCTTGAACAAGTTTTTTGAGTTTTTGGTTTACAACATCGCCCACACATTTCATTCTTCTGTCGAGTTATTTTTATGTGCATAGTCtattttttttgtcttttaaaataaaattaaacggCACAGTGTCAACAAACATTAGATTGTCGTTATTTTTGCCATGTTAAGAATTCTTCTTACTTCACGTCCAACGCCATTCCATTGAAACTCGCCTTCAGCAACGCCGATGTCTCTGAAAACGACATAAACATCATGTACAAGGTATTATTTGACAACTGCATCATCTCCCAAGCTTAACTTACCACCTAAATGCAAATTGCTTAACCAACGAAACTCACGATTTTGACGTCaatcttttattttcacacaggTTGGTGACGATTTAAGGCAAGACGCGTTAACAATGCAGCTGATACGTGTGATGGACCGAATGTGGCTCAACGATGGCTTAGATCTTAGAATTGTGACGTTTGACTGCTTGCCAACCGGACCGAACCAAGGTACCTCAAACTATCCTTGAATCTATTCGACGGTTTCGGTCACGTCATAGcgaaatgtttgttttgcaataaagGTATGGTAGAGTTGATTTCGGATTCGAAAACGTTTCGCGAAATCCAGTCAAGTTACGGCCTGACGGGAGCGTTCAAGGACAGGCCAATCGCGGAATGGCTTCAGAAATATAATTCGACTGGTTTGTCGTATGAAAGGGtaagaagaagttttgttgtttgcaattttaccAGATACATCCAACACTGCAGGAGCAATTGCTGTATTTATTACcttaacaaaaaaagttgtacatttagattttaatttaaaataaagagaTTACAAACTATATCGTATGAAGTAATAGACGTATGCATCATGTATACTTGACAGTAACGCCGTGTTGAACActgatattttttattcacttCACTGTGTTTTTACAATGCCATGATACAATAACGCCAAATCTCTGTTCTCAACCTCTTCGTTATTCACAGGCGGTTGAAAACTTCACTCTCTCGTGTGCTGGTTACTGCGTCGCCACCTACGTGTTGGGCATATGCGATCGACATAACGACAACATAATGCTTCGTACTACTGGCCACCTATTTCACATCGATTTTGCTCGTTTCTTGGGCCACGCTCAGATGTTCGGTAACATCAAAAGGTACTTCATCTTATTCGTTTAGGCCGTGCTTTTGTTTCACGTTTCTTGTTCCCCGATAAGTGACATTTTACGCACGAATACTGCAAAGCTGTATCTTCAGCATACTTTTTGTCATTCAGCCATTGTAGGTTAAAACTCACCAACTTAATAGCCTGCTTTTCTAGTTTCTGCAGACTGGGTATTCTTAAACTTTTATCGATTATGCTGACTGCTATCGAGTATCTCTCAACCGGTACACGATACTTTGTAATCTTCATATTTCTTCGCTGCTAATGCTGTGGTGATGGGTTTTGTAATTCTCCCAGGAGTAGTTTTCTTTCACATGCCTTGCCTGAACTTTGACCTTGAAGACGATCCTCGTGTTTTCGCAGGGATCGGGCGCCTTTCGTGCTGACGTCAGACATGGCTTACGTCATCAACGGGGGAGACCGACCTAGTTCGAAGTTTCAAGAATTTGTCGACATATGCTGCCAAGCCTTCAATATACTGCGCAAGCAATCTCACACCATAATAAATCTGCTATCTTtggtaagttttaaaatcgttGAAGTAAGATTGTTTGTTAACAATGGTTTGTCATCTAGTTACAACACGTTTCGTGTTTCGTGCAGATGGTGGATTGTGGCATCCCGGAATTGAGCAGCAAATCTGACCTCAAGTTTGTCTATGACACGCTGAAACCCAATGCTTCTGACACGGAAGCGACCACTATGTTCACAAGGTCGGTCAAGCTGTTTATTGCTCCTGATGGCTGTTCCTGCCGcgttttatttcttatttctaaacaaatttaaatttcattgcgttattattaaaattaaaaaaattttattattaaagttaacaaattttttatgattGATAGTTAACTTTTAACTGAttctgctttttatttttgatagtTTGTTGATTTGTTTGCACTTCCAGGCTGATTGATTCCAGTTTATCTTCTTCTTTCACTCGGCTCAACTTCTTCATCCACAGTCTAGCCCAGATGAGGTTCCACGGAGGAGAATCTGATGAAGATAGAAAGGTGCTCTCCTTCGCTCCACAGATTCACGGATTTAAGGAAGAGGAAGGGACCATCGTCAACACAATGGTGGTCGGATACCAGAAGAGATACAGTCCGGATAAATATTATGTAAATTtcgttttataataaattagtTTGATACAGTTTTTTGTACATtattaaacacaaaataattgtattgtgatattttatgTGACAACATTCGCCAGCAAGTTACAATTAAATTAGAAGCAATAACAACGCCATGCATTTTATACACGAACGATGTGTAACCCAAATTTTACTATACGTATTCTAACTGATTTTGTCATAAACTCCCAATTTCCCATGTTTCAAATCCATCGTATTCACACCAATGCTAAAGTTTTAATGTGGAAACGCTAGGTCGTACAAACACTTAGTAACCAACCGACTCATTAATTTTTAGGTCTACTGCATCAAGGTAACGAGGGAGAAGAACACAGCCATGATTGATTCTTACGTTTTTCGAACATTCGATGAATTTGAAGAACTTCATCGAAAACTTTCTTACAATTCAAGCCTTGCACTTCCAGGGTACCGTATcctttaaattattttgaccttattcTTATCACGTCTACACTGGTCTGCTTTCATGGGATGTTTAAGCCGGGTACAAACAACGTTTAGATATTTAGCAACATTTAGATGTTGCGTGGCTTTAATCTTTATCGACCCTCACATAATCTTGGTTTTGCATAACTCAGCTTCCCAAGCTCGGTCGTGGTCGGCCGTTCCCAGGTGAAACACGTAGCTGAGCGTCGGAAAGCGAAGTTGAACGCTTATCTTGGGTTTTTGCTCAAGTCGCATCCAAAAGTAGCCAAGGTAAACGCATGATTTAAAACACTCAcaataaaagtaaattaaCAGTGATAGTAACATAATAAATTCAGGTCTTAGTTTATGTGTATTTCTTTTCACGAAATTATACTTCAGTTTTCTTCACTGTTATAAAATCTGGGATAAAATTACATAAATTGTGGATGAATTTTTCTCTTGTTTTCCAGCACGATCTTGTTTACACATTCTTCCATCCTATCCTCCGCGATGAAGAGCAAGATTTTAAATCTACTCCGAAGACACCGGATCTTCTTGTTGGAGGAGAGATAAAACTCTCACTGCATTATAAAAACAGCGCGTTTTATGTGATGGTGCAGCACTGTAAAAACTTGGTGAGGATCTCTctatgaaatttgttttgtttctatcGGAATCAGGCCGGCTTACGTTTACTATACATCCATCAGAGATCCCGCAGATATGCCTGCACTTGTAAAACTTCATTAACTTAATGCAAAAGAGATAGCATAAGAAAGATTGCTATTTTACAATTCAAATACTTACTGAtattttttgagttgagatatttaaattgatttgtttaaaattgcgTGATTACGATTCTCTGCATGAGGTTGGAGTGTTTTGATATTAAGGTCCACCTTCCCCATTTGTCCATTAggtgtttgttgtaattttatttttgcattatattttcTTGTCGATCACATCTACGATAATCTGTTTTTATAGTCCCCTGTCGATGGAACAGATCCGGATCCGTACGTGAAGACTTATATTCTTCCCGATCCCAATCGCATCAGTAAGAGGAAGACCAAGGTGGCAAGAAAAACCCTACATCCGACATATAACGAAATGGTAAGTGAAGGTGCCTTCAGTTTACATATTTCTCTTTCCCTGTTGATTTTATCACGCAGTTCACTCAAAATGAAGCGTTTTACGAAATGTTTGTCACCCGACTTCACAATTGCATATACGTTGTATCACTAAATATTACTTGTGACCCTTACCATTTTGTTGTGTGTATGTATAATCAATTACTGCTGAGGTCCTTAGCGAGTTTAAGCAACCGGAAAACATTCATTAACTCACTTATTTCAGCTTGTTTATCAATATCCCTTCGAGGACATCAAACTTCGCCAGCTACAGGTCAGCGTTTGGAACTACGAGAGTTTTCAGGAAAATGATTTTATGGGTGGTGCCGTAATTGACCTTTCGACCTTTGATATCAGTCAGGAAACCAGTGCGTGGTATCCTctcaaacaaacaacattgtAGGAAGCGGAGGCACTTTCTTGCAATTTGCAGTTCCTTTTGTttcaataattattaatttactGGGTTATCGTCTGTGTTGTCCTCAAGCTATCATTAAATATTGCATGCTCCCTTGTACTCTCAATTTCTTGTCTTGCAATCCCGAAGCCCGTCACGTCTTCAAATCTTCTATCAATAGTGCTTTAAATTCCAGTTATTTCAAGGTGAATCGTATGAGCATAGAATAGCAACAGAACCACAAAACCCTGTATTAATTTGTGAGGAGTGGTGCATTGTAGATCTTTACTATGAAAACCATAGCTAAGTTTTCCATTGTAGTCGCCTTCTAAACCTGTTTCCTTTCGTGTGCTCTATGAAATTTTACCTCTTTTTCCTGTACTTCATATCGATCTTTAACTCTCTGCGTTCGCGAAATTGTTTTCTCTGTAATTATACGAGCAATTTGCATTTAGTTTAAACTTCTAGCCATTTAAAATCCTTACACTGTGTCACTTGAAAATATCTAGCTTTGTTGCTTTAATATAAATCGTAGGTAGTACTTGGATAAAGTTTAAATTCTAGTACTTACGTAACCTTGAGGTGCGCTGCTTTCGTTTTGCTATTGCAGCAGTTATGCACATAACTAGGCATAAAATGTCCTTTTAATCGCAAACGCTATATGTGCAGATATCCGTGGATCTACATCAACCATTTTAATGTACAAATCCGATTCTCAAAACAACTTGCATAACCCAAACCTATCTTCGTGAAATGTTTATTCCATCCTGTGTTTCTTTGCTACTTCCAATTTTTGCGAATTTTGCTGAATGATTATGTTCGTTGTGATTTATAAATATTATCGTTGCGCGTGCTCaaattaacttattttttcaGCTGATTTTCTCTCATCCGCCCCCTTGCACTGAACATTTATCTTGTGATCTTGAAAGtgcttttcataaaataaaatgtgcaATGATCGAAAAAGATAATACTTTCAGATTTACACTGCATCCAGCTGCGTGAGATGAATTTCTAAGCCATGACTATGCAGGATCTCCATATAACTTTCTCGTGTGAacatttgttgaatttttgttgttaaaggcAGCGACAGTTGTTAATATAGAGGAAAGTTTGGGGAAAGCTTGAATAGACAGTTATCGTTTAAAGCAATCTCTCATTGGTGTGTCAGGAATACACAATTGGTGATGGCGTAAAACAAAGTTGCTCCAAAATCATTTTCTTGTTGGTGGATGAGGACATTTTAGTGATAGGTCCGAAACATACCTTACACCTTAGTATAGCTTAGTAGCGATGTTGCTAATTTTCCACGTTTAATGCTTTGTCATGTGTAGTTTGTCGAAAACTGATAATCT
Encoded here:
- the LOC143469999 gene encoding phosphatidylinositol 4-phosphate 3-kinase C2 domain-containing subunit alpha-like isoform X3 — translated: MSGLTCLLYGSIGFYCEKAAVNESSVANVTHTDHKNEKTFYNMTTEVDESTELQKFARMVSQLRSGFKQVDHLSNPGHVVSLMAAGCHCTSHEDTDAIPNYEQDATVHISVTTDGISQPVTFECDVNASVEHIVSQALCIAYEDITEVSADDYFFKVVGTQEYLISKTRLSMYQYVQECQKFEQDVKLELLRKDKVDRSLKRQDDDDKAKTVENEFLKLLAKPPGVLSRDEIQKLLEVFNKEEKKFLEAVKTQETENSNLFAQQQLERTIQSVKAICCGLGNIETLEISEAIKKLRASLYRPPNSPASKKKFANLIATSDEIASGATETVKLQKVTEAMETLSSVLVDLTQMYCKAYEVDALCHTISQKSTGPSMAYATSTSVKDLYSVNIISAHRLPKTWETSYNEFFATCALWHGDTQLNHKNISTRQSKVVKGFLSRVSWNTWLDFDIAVCDLPLEVVLRVILHGTIASDEKVITKRLGFVNIPLFDQDRILKHCSEIYGMWDFSKVSLKPNDTRCPMSCSNDVSNPESVALNIAFSEDMPPSMLVKHPHPTTFEPERIVNWQTMSSIPEDARTTLKKALTRAHLMPGPLCNLSQRERDLLWKHKHIIAAPNCKNETTLRLPLLLQCVPQWSPCMDHFRAAHQLLASSKLLEPEESLALLSDAFPDYTVRASAIRWIEMAGDMEISCWLPQLVQAMRCEQHLDNPLARLLLRRAMGSIRICHKLYWLLHENMSDVLNGDRFSYMHAALVTICGAAMKKEFEKETYFLKKIHRAAVAVRETKDSMKSSLLNDELTKISSIIGGKTFRVPTNPALVANGLNVKNSSYFTSNAIPLKLAFSNADVSENDINIMYKVGDDLRQDALTMQLIRVMDRMWLNDGLDLRIVTFDCLPTGPNQGMVELISDSKTFREIQSSYGLTGAFKDRPIAEWLQKYNSTGLSYERAVENFTLSCAGYCVATYVLGICDRHNDNIMLRTTGHLFHIDFARFLGHAQMFGNIKRDRAPFVLTSDMAYVINGGDRPSSKFQEFVDICCQAFNILRKQSHTIINLLSLMVDCGIPELSSKSDLKFVYDTLKPNASDTEATTMFTRLIDSSLSSSFTRLNFFIHSLAQMRFHGGESDEDRKVLSFAPQIHGFKEEEGTIVNTMVVGYQKRYSPDKYYVYCIKVTREKNTAMIDSYVFRTFDEFEELHRKLSYNSSLALPGFPSSVVVGRSQVKHVAERRKAKLNAYLGFLLKSHPKVAKHDLVYTFFHPILRDEEQDFKSTPKTPDLLVGGEIKLSLHYKNSAFYVMVQHCKNLSPVDGTDPDPYVKTYILPDPNRISKRKTKVARKTLHPTYNEMLVYQYPFEDIKLRQLQVSVWNYESFQENDFMGGAVIDLSTFDISQETSAWYPLKQTTL